A portion of the Streptomyces showdoensis genome contains these proteins:
- a CDS encoding trypsin-like serine protease, with translation MSQFTRRAQVSAALAFGAVGLSLVGFPSQALQGPDANAAYNFTARILVGDSERACTGTLVSQRWVLTAASCFAADGKPPAGKPAVATTVTVGRTNLTQTTTGAVRSAVELVPHPNRDLVLVKLNAGVAGVKPLALAATPVTPGQAVTAAGFGQTKTTWVPDTLHTGAFTATGDSSANVTLAPDGDAAICKGDAGGPIVRTNGQTRELVAVASRSWQGGCLGTPATETRTGAVATRVDDVRTWITGNVTPVAGDMNGDNKPDLVAVEDTGKLFLYPGTGTGALGARIQIGTGGWGGASVTHRGDWTGDGMEDIVAVVGGELRVYPNRGDGTLAAPIKIGTLPTTARIVGVGDTTLDGQPDLLATYDDKLYRYAGTSAPTPSVSAPLLIGTGGWNVMTLTAPGDADKDGRVDLLARDTRDGIFYSYLGQANGTFSDRTEFGRGYTVTNRPLIAGAADADRNGVADLWATAGDGTLKFYKGGADIHGPIDGPSIEVGSGGWGTIQSIS, from the coding sequence ATGTCACAGTTCACGAGACGCGCCCAGGTCTCCGCCGCCCTCGCCTTCGGTGCCGTGGGCCTGAGCCTGGTCGGTTTCCCTTCCCAGGCCTTGCAGGGCCCCGACGCCAACGCGGCCTACAACTTCACCGCTCGCATCCTCGTCGGCGACTCCGAGCGCGCCTGCACCGGGACGCTCGTCTCCCAGCGCTGGGTCCTGACCGCGGCCTCCTGCTTCGCCGCCGACGGCAAGCCCCCAGCGGGCAAGCCGGCCGTCGCCACCACGGTCACCGTCGGACGTACCAACCTGACCCAGACCACGACCGGCGCCGTGCGCAGCGCCGTGGAGCTCGTCCCGCACCCCAACCGCGACCTCGTCCTGGTCAAGCTGAACGCCGGAGTCGCCGGTGTGAAGCCCCTCGCCCTGGCCGCCACCCCCGTCACGCCCGGCCAGGCCGTCACGGCGGCCGGCTTCGGCCAGACGAAGACCACCTGGGTCCCCGATACGCTGCACACCGGTGCGTTCACCGCCACGGGAGACAGCTCCGCGAACGTCACCTTGGCCCCGGACGGCGACGCGGCGATATGTAAGGGCGATGCCGGTGGACCGATCGTGCGCACCAACGGCCAGACCCGAGAGCTCGTCGCGGTCGCCAGCAGGTCCTGGCAGGGCGGCTGCCTGGGCACCCCCGCCACCGAGACCCGTACCGGCGCCGTTGCCACGCGCGTCGACGACGTACGCACCTGGATCACCGGCAATGTCACCCCCGTCGCGGGTGACATGAACGGCGACAACAAGCCGGATCTCGTCGCCGTAGAGGACACCGGGAAGCTCTTCCTGTACCCGGGCACCGGCACCGGCGCGCTGGGTGCCCGGATCCAGATCGGCACCGGAGGGTGGGGCGGCGCCTCGGTGACCCATCGCGGCGACTGGACCGGTGACGGTATGGAGGACATCGTCGCCGTCGTCGGCGGCGAACTGCGCGTCTACCCCAACCGCGGCGACGGAACACTCGCCGCACCGATCAAGATCGGCACGCTGCCCACCACCGCCCGCATCGTCGGCGTCGGCGACACCACCCTCGACGGCCAGCCCGACCTCCTGGCCACCTACGACGACAAGCTCTACCGATACGCCGGCACCAGTGCGCCCACCCCATCCGTGAGCGCTCCGCTGCTCATCGGCACGGGCGGCTGGAACGTCATGACGCTGACCGCCCCGGGTGACGCGGACAAGGACGGGCGCGTCGACCTCCTCGCCCGTGACACCCGCGACGGCATCTTCTACAGCTACCTCGGCCAGGCCAACGGTACGTTCAGCGACCGCACCGAGTTCGGCCGCGGCTACACCGTCACCAACCGGCCGCTGATCGCCGGAGCCGCAGACGCCGACCGAAACGGGGTCGCCGACCTGTGGGCGACCGCCGGCGACGGCACCCTGAAGTTCTACAAGGGCGGCGCCGACATCCACGGCCCGATCGACGGCCCGAGCATCGAGGTCGGCAGCGGCGGCTGGGGCACCATCCAGTCCATCAGCTAG
- a CDS encoding ALF repeat-containing protein, translating to MQTTFWSRRRFVTVVTATAAAASTPAFLSPPARAAATSGGTGGLLDLPDTPRARAVRAYMLGGKATRAAAGQALSGTDSDISVFLTEALPKTTAEDNRVAVFSYLARGGKAIRRDASAALDGGDATIAAFVQAGYRSAITEDLRVATLAVVNNGGKAVRRDGSAAIDAGTQSALETFLATGQYTARLEDMRIEVTASLVNAGPEVTKYANRALSGSADDIQWYLDTGQHIARARDQEAASIEQLVAVVMREAQRAQAKTDLAVEASERAVTAAAKAKAAADTAAAEAALAKDNVTKSAAAATKAATAAQGAASAAKTAIRSSNAAVEASRRASSAATAASQAAATAGAAASRAYNAAIAASKDASKSGEAKNAAVAARNAAAQARNSAAAADQAAIASQQSASAGASAASAARNAAAAATASAQAAAAAGAAQGQAAEAKHQAQLAGTAAQQATDAAVAAQTLATTAATSARASRDAANAAADHAEKAAAAAEEAVKYAGQAIDFANKSTAFAAEAVKAADAATKAVMDAEKVEQKAREAEFANLEADKKQAVQEAAVLAAADAADRAAAAGRRAQQQQVDAATRDVIAQAEQALNGGDMNLAATLGRKAAIALLDAKGTWTREAAQFALSGSDWDVYSWIDLDRSLAEAQDDRETALYIAQVSDPTVAAAAAAALANGSAQAVGDFNTSGVLRARATENRINIFRILNANPGKAVARAGNDALNSNTPQSLQKFFDTELETAVREDDSVTATNLLTTGGPYTRSYSEVALEGPGWMKRVLVDSLQHKAAQLDHDSLSHQSAMKGAISAAYKVALEAQRDAALASEVAAVARKAGQEAQEWAAKAVTANQEASTYAGQAKANADAADKSAADAQASAAKAKTAATTAQGASRAANYSANRAIDAARSAVASSAQARGSATSAHNASVTAGQNANAAANAASQARQIELNVRAREVAEAAAKAAEQAKKDRDTKTNPSDAPQNDQVNPNGSQTEEEQWWEDAKWWADTAGKVGTATGLLAAGFGVASLFLPAAPITVTIGAVLAGISLVAGGISVVATGIEYGFTSSEFMNSAGGFALNLITRGGGGVVVPAVKSVAKKAGEVFEDVVSPVLAEFARR from the coding sequence GTGCAGACAACCTTCTGGAGTCGTCGGCGTTTCGTCACCGTCGTGACAGCCACCGCGGCCGCCGCTTCCACTCCAGCCTTCCTCAGTCCACCGGCTCGCGCGGCCGCCACTTCCGGCGGAACCGGCGGCCTGCTCGACCTTCCCGACACTCCGCGGGCCCGAGCGGTGCGCGCCTACATGCTCGGCGGCAAGGCAACCCGGGCCGCCGCAGGCCAGGCACTGAGCGGCACTGACAGCGACATCTCCGTCTTCCTCACCGAGGCGCTTCCCAAGACGACGGCGGAGGACAACCGCGTCGCGGTGTTCTCGTACCTCGCCCGTGGCGGGAAGGCCATCCGCCGTGATGCCTCTGCTGCTCTCGACGGAGGCGACGCGACCATCGCGGCCTTCGTGCAGGCAGGCTATCGATCGGCCATCACCGAAGACCTCCGTGTCGCGACTCTCGCGGTGGTCAACAACGGTGGAAAGGCCGTCAGACGCGATGGCTCGGCCGCCATCGACGCTGGCACCCAGAGCGCGCTGGAGACGTTTCTGGCGACCGGCCAGTACACCGCACGACTCGAGGACATGCGCATAGAGGTCACGGCGAGCCTCGTCAATGCGGGGCCGGAGGTCACTAAGTACGCGAACCGTGCCCTCAGTGGCAGCGCCGACGACATTCAGTGGTACCTCGACACGGGCCAGCACATCGCGCGTGCCCGGGACCAAGAGGCGGCCTCGATCGAGCAACTCGTAGCCGTCGTGATGCGCGAGGCGCAGCGCGCCCAGGCCAAGACCGATCTCGCCGTCGAGGCGTCGGAACGGGCCGTCACGGCCGCGGCCAAGGCCAAGGCGGCGGCGGATACGGCCGCCGCCGAGGCGGCGCTGGCGAAGGACAACGTGACCAAGTCGGCCGCCGCGGCGACGAAGGCGGCCACGGCCGCTCAGGGCGCGGCCTCGGCCGCCAAGACGGCGATCCGCTCCTCGAACGCGGCGGTCGAGGCCTCGCGCCGTGCCTCCTCGGCGGCCACGGCCGCGTCCCAGGCGGCGGCCACTGCCGGAGCGGCTGCCTCCCGCGCCTACAACGCGGCCATCGCCGCCTCTAAGGACGCCTCCAAGAGTGGCGAAGCCAAGAACGCCGCGGTTGCGGCCCGCAACGCGGCCGCCCAGGCGCGCAACTCAGCCGCGGCGGCGGACCAGGCCGCCATCGCCTCACAGCAGTCGGCCAGCGCGGGTGCGTCGGCCGCCTCGGCCGCTCGCAACGCGGCCGCTGCCGCCACCGCCTCCGCCCAGGCCGCAGCGGCGGCCGGCGCGGCTCAGGGGCAGGCCGCGGAGGCCAAGCACCAGGCTCAGCTGGCCGGCACCGCCGCTCAGCAGGCGACCGACGCCGCGGTCGCGGCCCAGACCCTGGCCACCACCGCGGCCACGTCGGCGCGCGCCTCCCGTGACGCGGCGAATGCGGCGGCCGACCACGCGGAGAAGGCGGCCGCCGCCGCCGAGGAGGCGGTCAAGTACGCAGGTCAGGCCATCGACTTCGCCAACAAGTCCACCGCCTTTGCCGCTGAGGCGGTCAAGGCGGCCGATGCGGCCACCAAGGCCGTCATGGACGCCGAGAAGGTGGAGCAGAAGGCCCGCGAAGCCGAGTTCGCCAACCTGGAGGCGGACAAGAAGCAGGCCGTGCAGGAAGCGGCCGTGCTGGCCGCGGCGGACGCCGCCGACCGGGCTGCCGCCGCCGGCAGGCGAGCCCAGCAGCAGCAGGTGGACGCGGCCACCAGGGACGTGATCGCCCAGGCGGAGCAGGCTTTGAACGGCGGCGATATGAACCTCGCCGCCACGCTCGGCCGCAAGGCCGCCATCGCCTTGCTCGACGCGAAGGGCACCTGGACCCGCGAGGCGGCGCAGTTCGCGCTCTCGGGCAGCGACTGGGACGTCTACTCCTGGATCGACCTCGACCGCTCGCTCGCCGAAGCGCAGGACGACCGCGAGACCGCCCTGTACATCGCCCAGGTCTCCGACCCCACGGTCGCCGCCGCGGCCGCCGCGGCTCTGGCCAACGGCAGCGCGCAGGCGGTCGGCGACTTCAACACGTCAGGCGTGCTGAGGGCCCGCGCGACCGAGAACCGCATCAACATCTTCCGCATCCTGAACGCGAATCCGGGAAAGGCCGTCGCGCGTGCGGGCAACGACGCCCTCAACTCCAACACTCCGCAATCGCTTCAGAAGTTCTTCGACACCGAGCTGGAGACCGCGGTGCGGGAGGACGATTCCGTCACCGCCACCAATCTGCTGACCACCGGCGGCCCCTACACCCGCTCGTACTCCGAGGTCGCGCTGGAGGGGCCCGGCTGGATGAAGCGAGTCCTGGTCGACAGCCTCCAGCACAAGGCCGCCCAGCTCGACCACGACTCCCTGAGCCACCAATCGGCGATGAAGGGCGCGATTTCCGCCGCTTACAAGGTCGCGCTGGAGGCCCAGCGGGACGCGGCCCTCGCCTCCGAGGTCGCAGCGGTCGCCCGCAAGGCAGGTCAGGAGGCCCAGGAATGGGCGGCCAAGGCCGTCACCGCGAACCAGGAGGCCTCCACCTACGCCGGGCAGGCCAAGGCCAACGCCGACGCCGCGGACAAGTCGGCGGCTGATGCCCAGGCGTCCGCCGCCAAGGCCAAGACCGCGGCCACCACCGCACAGGGCGCTTCCCGCGCGGCGAACTACTCCGCCAACCGCGCCATCGATGCCGCGCGCAGCGCCGTGGCGTCGTCCGCCCAGGCCCGGGGCTCGGCGACCAGCGCACACAATGCGTCCGTGACGGCGGGCCAGAACGCCAACGCGGCAGCCAACGCGGCGAGTCAGGCCCGGCAGATCGAGCTCAACGTGCGCGCCCGCGAGGTGGCGGAAGCGGCCGCCAAGGCTGCCGAACAGGCGAAGAAGGACCGGGACACCAAGACCAACCCATCCGACGCTCCACAGAACGACCAGGTCAATCCGAACGGATCGCAGACCGAGGAGGAGCAGTGGTGGGAGGACGCGAAGTGGTGGGCTGACACCGCCGGAAAGGTCGGCACGGCCACCGGCCTTCTCGCGGCCGGCTTCGGTGTCGCATCCCTCTTCCTCCCGGCCGCGCCGATCACCGTCACCATCGGTGCCGTCCTCGCGGGCATCTCGCTCGTGGCCGGCGGCATCAGCGTCGTCGCCACAGGCATCGAGTACGGATTCACCAGCAGCGAGTTCATGAATTCCGCCGGAGGGTTCGCGCTCAACCTCATCACCCGCGGAGGCGGCGGCGTCGTCGTCCCGGCCGTGAAGTCCGTCGCGAAGAAGGCGGGCGAGGTCTTCGAAGACGTCGTGTCCCCGGTCCTCGCCGAGTTCGCCCGCCGATGA
- a CDS encoding helix-turn-helix domain-containing protein, giving the protein MSALLRRHADRTPAEAVPLHTWLDTFRTVLRATPDAEVPTLRATAQRLPLSTRTLQRRLGEHRTTWPDELQTVRSERALRLLTSTDMTLGSVARHAGYAGPGGLHRAVRRWTGQPVAAFRAHSDDDHPTEASTVRLGSWTRGRHTAEAAPRTS; this is encoded by the coding sequence TTGTCCGCCCTGCTGCGCAGACACGCCGACCGGACGCCGGCCGAGGCCGTCCCGCTCCACACCTGGCTCGACACGTTCCGCACCGTCCTCCGAGCGACACCGGACGCGGAGGTTCCCACCCTGCGCGCCACCGCCCAACGCCTGCCCCTCAGCACCCGAACGCTCCAGCGCCGCCTGGGAGAACACCGCACGACCTGGCCGGACGAACTCCAGACCGTCCGCAGCGAACGAGCCCTCCGCCTGCTCACCTCCACCGACATGACCCTCGGCTCCGTCGCCAGACACGCCGGCTACGCAGGCCCCGGCGGCCTACATCGAGCCGTCCGGCGCTGGACCGGGCAGCCCGTCGCAGCGTTCCGCGCCCACAGCGATGACGACCACCCCACCGAAGCGTCCACCGTCCGGCTCGGCTCCTGGACGAGGGGACGACACACCGCTGAGGCGGCCCCAAGGACCTCTTAG
- the secD gene encoding protein translocase subunit SecD — translation MSRAPLWRGIVALAAVALSLFIALTQSARLGLDLRGGTQLVLETRDSPTVKADAASTDRALEVLRQRVDALGVSEPGIARSGEKRIIVELPEVQDPRKAADVIGRTAQLTVHPVTGATAERGSAKPSADGSRTLPDPDRPGTYLKLGPTALTGEGVKDAEAVLDQQFLNGWMVSLDFRKGAGDTWAKITSDAACAPQGAPERRVAITLDNKIISAPGVNADVACGVGITGGSTQISGQFDQSEARDLAALVKGGALPVPLDVVEQRTVGPTLGADAIEASIKAALIGIALTALFITVVYRLLGALAALALALYGLVSYAALVALGATLTLPGLAGFVLAIGMAVDANVLVFERAREEYLGVRSQDLAKPVRTGFARAWSAVIDSNVTTLLAAGLLFFFATGPVKGFGVTVSIGVLASMLTALVITRALADFAVARSFVRQRPGLTGIASTGRVRTWLARRKPDLVRHRRRRLGASTLLVAVAVAGILVRGLDFGVEFTGGRLVEYSTSRSVDADTARNAVSDAGFPRAVVQESGDGDITVRTERLTDDEQRRVTAALEKPGGTVTVERDERIGPSLGNELRQKALLALGIAVAAQLVYLSVRFRWTLAAAAVSAMVHDVLLVVGLFAWLGRPVDSVFLAALLTVIGYSVNDTVVVFDRVREARRRDPRGNLERTANQAVVQTLPRTVNTGMGALFILTALAILGGDSLADFSVALIAGVLVGTASTVFTAVPIAIALERRNPTAPPARGRRAEEEVSGRYGSSEARRKKERGTGAVV, via the coding sequence ATGTCTCGCGCACCCTTGTGGAGGGGGATCGTCGCCCTGGCGGCGGTCGCCCTGTCCCTCTTCATCGCCCTCACCCAATCCGCCCGCCTCGGCCTCGATCTGCGAGGGGGCACCCAGCTCGTCCTGGAGACCCGGGACTCACCCACCGTCAAAGCCGACGCCGCCTCCACCGACCGTGCTCTGGAAGTCCTCAGGCAGCGCGTCGACGCCCTCGGCGTGTCCGAACCCGGCATCGCACGCTCCGGCGAGAAGCGGATCATCGTCGAACTGCCCGAAGTGCAGGACCCCCGCAAGGCCGCCGACGTCATCGGCCGTACCGCACAGCTCACGGTCCACCCGGTGACCGGGGCGACGGCCGAGCGGGGCTCCGCGAAGCCCTCGGCCGACGGATCGCGCACCCTGCCCGACCCGGACCGGCCGGGCACCTACCTGAAGCTGGGTCCCACCGCCCTCACCGGCGAAGGGGTCAAGGATGCCGAGGCGGTGCTGGACCAGCAGTTCCTCAACGGCTGGATGGTCTCCCTCGACTTCCGCAAGGGCGCGGGCGACACCTGGGCGAAGATCACCTCGGACGCGGCCTGCGCGCCTCAGGGTGCCCCGGAACGCCGTGTCGCCATCACCCTCGACAACAAGATCATCTCGGCGCCCGGCGTCAACGCGGACGTGGCGTGCGGGGTTGGCATCACCGGCGGCTCCACGCAGATCAGCGGCCAGTTCGACCAGTCCGAGGCACGCGACCTGGCGGCGCTCGTGAAGGGCGGCGCGCTGCCGGTGCCCCTCGACGTCGTGGAGCAGCGCACGGTCGGCCCGACGCTCGGCGCCGACGCGATCGAGGCCAGCATCAAGGCCGCGCTCATCGGCATCGCCCTGACCGCGCTGTTCATCACCGTCGTCTACCGGCTCCTCGGTGCGCTCGCGGCCCTGGCCCTCGCGCTGTACGGCCTCGTCTCGTACGCCGCGCTGGTGGCGCTCGGCGCGACGCTCACGCTGCCGGGGCTCGCCGGGTTCGTCCTGGCGATCGGCATGGCGGTGGACGCGAACGTCCTGGTCTTCGAACGGGCCAGGGAGGAGTACCTGGGCGTCCGTTCCCAGGACCTGGCGAAGCCGGTGCGGACGGGCTTCGCCAGGGCATGGAGCGCGGTGATCGACTCGAACGTGACGACGCTGCTCGCCGCCGGACTGCTGTTCTTCTTCGCCACGGGCCCGGTCAAGGGCTTCGGGGTCACCGTGTCGATCGGCGTCCTGGCATCCATGCTCACGGCGCTCGTGATCACCCGCGCGCTCGCGGACTTCGCCGTCGCCCGCAGCTTCGTACGCCAGCGCCCCGGTCTGACGGGCATCGCCTCGACGGGCCGGGTCCGCACGTGGCTGGCCCGCCGCAAGCCGGACCTGGTCCGCCACCGTCGCCGCCGGCTCGGCGCGAGCACACTCCTGGTGGCGGTGGCCGTCGCCGGAATCCTCGTCCGTGGCCTGGACTTCGGCGTGGAGTTCACCGGCGGCCGCCTCGTCGAGTACAGCACCAGCAGGTCCGTCGACGCGGACACGGCCCGGAACGCCGTCTCCGACGCGGGGTTCCCGCGCGCGGTGGTGCAGGAGTCCGGCGACGGCGACATCACCGTACGCACGGAGAGGCTCACCGACGACGAACAGCGGCGCGTCACGGCGGCCTTGGAGAAGCCCGGCGGAACCGTCACCGTGGAACGTGACGAGCGGATCGGTCCGAGCCTCGGCAACGAACTGCGCCAGAAGGCGCTCCTGGCCCTGGGCATCGCGGTGGCCGCCCAACTGGTGTACCTCAGCGTGCGGTTCCGCTGGACGCTCGCGGCGGCGGCGGTCTCCGCGATGGTCCACGACGTCCTCCTCGTGGTGGGCCTGTTCGCCTGGCTGGGCAGGCCGGTGGACAGCGTCTTCCTGGCGGCGCTGCTCACGGTCATCGGCTACTCCGTGAACGACACGGTGGTCGTCTTCGACCGCGTCCGCGAGGCACGCCGCCGGGACCCGCGAGGCAACCTGGAGAGGACGGCCAACCAGGCGGTGGTCCAGACGCTCCCGCGCACGGTCAACACGGGCATGGGAGCCCTGTTCATCCTGACCGCACTGGCGATCCTGGGCGGCGACTCGCTGGCGGACTTCTCCGTGGCGCTGATCGCGGGCGTCCTGGTCGGCACCGCCTCGACCGTCTTCACCGCGGTCCCGATCGCGATCGCCCTGGAGCGCCGCAACCCGACGGCCCCTCCGGCACGGGGTCGCCGGGCCGAGGAGGAGGTCTCCGGCAGGTACGGCTCGTCGGAGGCGCGGAGGAAGAAGGAGAGGGGGACGGGGGCGGTCGTCTGA
- a CDS encoding NUDIX hydrolase, translating into MGFRLAAYAVCIDGGRVLLARHVPQTGEGTWTLPGGRVEHGEDPFDAVIREVAEETGCTAVVDRLLGVDSRVIPAAEARAGTEHHNVGVFYRVRVTGGRLRPEPNGEVAESVWTRVPDVARLRRSSLVDIGLSLARTLPATGHVAPVPVGGLIQH; encoded by the coding sequence ATGGGTTTTCGGTTGGCGGCGTATGCCGTGTGCATCGACGGTGGGCGTGTGTTGCTCGCCCGCCATGTCCCGCAGACGGGGGAGGGCACCTGGACTCTTCCGGGCGGCAGGGTGGAGCACGGCGAAGACCCGTTCGATGCGGTGATCAGGGAGGTCGCCGAGGAGACGGGCTGCACGGCGGTGGTGGACCGTCTGCTCGGTGTGGACTCGCGGGTCATTCCCGCGGCCGAGGCCCGCGCGGGGACCGAGCACCACAACGTCGGTGTCTTCTACCGCGTCCGCGTCACCGGCGGCCGACTCCGGCCCGAGCCGAACGGCGAGGTCGCCGAGTCTGTCTGGACCAGGGTCCCCGACGTCGCCCGCTTGCGCCGGTCATCGCTGGTCGACATCGGCCTCTCCCTGGCCCGGACCCTTCCGGCAACCGGCCACGTCGCCCCGGTGCCGGTGGGCGGTCTGATCCAGCACTAG
- a CDS encoding DUF2809 domain-containing protein: protein MTSAPANPDRESPDRESPDRESPDRESPDRAAPDRAAPDRASARPARTRAAAVAAAALTVGAGLGLRATAAGDVAKYGGDALYTVLLLTLVVAVAPRLSPARAAAIALAVSWAVEFLQLGPVPAELSRRSTLARLVLGSTFNAPDLAWYAVGAAAGWLVHAALRRARTGRGSGAG from the coding sequence ATGACCTCCGCACCAGCGAATCCCGACCGCGAGTCCCCGGACCGCGAGTCCCCGGACCGCGAGTCCCCGGACCGCGAGTCCCCCGACCGCGCCGCACCGGACCGCGCCGCACCGGATCGTGCCTCCGCCCGCCCGGCCCGTACCCGCGCGGCTGCGGTGGCGGCAGCCGCGCTGACCGTCGGCGCGGGCCTGGGGCTCAGGGCGACGGCGGCGGGGGACGTGGCCAAGTACGGCGGCGACGCGCTGTACACCGTCCTGCTTCTGACGCTCGTCGTCGCGGTCGCCCCACGGCTGTCGCCCGCGCGTGCCGCCGCGATCGCGCTCGCCGTCAGCTGGGCGGTCGAGTTCCTCCAGCTCGGTCCCGTGCCCGCGGAGCTCTCCCGGCGCAGCACCCTCGCCCGTCTGGTGCTCGGCTCCACGTTCAACGCGCCCGACCTCGCCTGGTACGCCGTCGGCGCCGCCGCGGGCTGGCTCGTCCACGCCGCACTGCGGCGGGCCCGGACCGGTAGGGGCAGCGGGGCGGGATAG
- a CDS encoding phosphotransferase: protein MSAVDGPFDTAAMTELWEAALSAPDRDGPPVWFHGDFHTGNLLTVDGRLSAVIDFGGLGIGDPACDLVIAFTLMSAGSRATFRTALGVDDATWIRGRGWALATGLNAYVHYAAVNPRVAAQTTRQIAEALIG from the coding sequence ATCTCCGCGGTCGACGGCCCGTTCGACACCGCTGCCATGACCGAGCTGTGGGAGGCGGCGCTGAGCGCCCCCGACCGGGACGGCCCACCGGTCTGGTTCCACGGCGACTTCCACACCGGCAACCTGCTGACCGTCGACGGACGCCTCAGCGCGGTCATCGACTTCGGCGGACTCGGAATCGGCGACCCGGCCTGCGACCTGGTGATCGCCTTCACCCTGATGTCGGCTGGGAGCCGGGCCACCTTCCGTACCGCGCTCGGCGTGGACGACGCCACCTGGATCCGGGGCCGCGGCTGGGCGCTGGCCACGGGCCTGAACGCCTACGTCCACTACGCCGCCGTCAACCCCCGGGTCGCCGCGCAGACCACCCGCCAGATCGCCGAGGCCCTCATCGGCTAG
- a CDS encoding NADAR family protein — MTIYFYGADEVPYGCFSNFSAHDLELDGQVWPTSEHYFQAQKFIGTRHADLIRRARTPLRAAELGRDPSRPLRRDWERVKDDVMRRAVAAKFRAHADIRGILLSTADEEIVENTGTDHYWGRGRTGTGKNMLGRILMRTRRQLRAETRGSHHQLG; from the coding sequence ATGACGATCTACTTCTATGGCGCGGACGAAGTCCCCTACGGCTGCTTCTCCAACTTCTCCGCCCACGACCTGGAGCTCGACGGGCAGGTATGGCCCACCTCGGAGCACTACTTCCAGGCCCAGAAGTTCATCGGCACCCGCCATGCCGATCTCATCCGTCGGGCCCGCACGCCGCTGCGGGCCGCCGAGCTCGGCCGTGACCCGTCCAGACCGCTGCGGCGGGACTGGGAGCGCGTCAAGGACGACGTGATGCGCCGTGCCGTGGCGGCCAAGTTCCGGGCCCACGCGGACATCCGCGGCATCCTGCTGTCCACCGCCGACGAGGAGATCGTCGAGAACACCGGCACCGACCACTACTGGGGCCGCGGCAGAACCGGGACCGGCAAGAACATGCTGGGCCGCATCCTCATGCGCACCCGCAGGCAACTCCGCGCCGAAACCCGTGGAAGCCACCACCAGCTCGGCTGA